In a genomic window of Actinomycetota bacterium:
- the panB gene encoding 3-methyl-2-oxobutanoate hydroxymethyltransferase encodes MDVSSSTLYGCVSNRRFTMRDLQAATNRGERWAMITAYDALTAGIFETAGIPAILVGDSAASVVYGHTTTLPVTVDDLLPLVQGVVRGTSQALVIADMPFGSYQASPAQALDTAARFMKEGGAHAVKLEGGAAVLPQIELLANAGIPVIGHLGLTPQSVNLFGGYRVQGRGEQGELLMQDAKAMESAGAAGLVLEVVPSSLATKVSEILTIPTIGIGAGANTDAQVIVWQDLLGLTADPAPKFVRRYADLRTVMTDAVRAWATDVYTGEYPAEEHSYN; translated from the coding sequence ATGGACGTCTCGTCCTCAACCTTGTATGGCTGTGTCAGTAACCGACGTTTCACCATGCGCGACCTGCAAGCTGCGACCAATCGCGGCGAGCGCTGGGCCATGATCACCGCATACGACGCCCTCACTGCTGGCATCTTCGAGACCGCGGGCATCCCCGCCATTCTCGTTGGCGATTCAGCTGCCTCTGTTGTGTACGGGCACACCACTACTCTTCCCGTCACCGTTGATGACCTCCTTCCATTGGTGCAGGGAGTCGTCCGCGGTACGAGCCAGGCTTTGGTCATCGCTGACATGCCTTTTGGTTCGTATCAGGCATCTCCTGCACAAGCACTCGACACAGCAGCACGCTTCATGAAAGAAGGCGGCGCTCACGCAGTCAAACTTGAAGGCGGCGCTGCAGTACTGCCCCAAATTGAACTGCTCGCAAACGCCGGCATCCCAGTGATCGGACATCTCGGACTCACGCCGCAGTCCGTCAACTTGTTCGGCGGCTACCGAGTGCAAGGTCGCGGCGAACAAGGCGAACTGCTCATGCAGGATGCCAAGGCAATGGAATCTGCCGGAGCCGCAGGACTCGTGCTTGAAGTTGTGCCCAGCTCACTTGCAACCAAGGTCAGCGAAATCCTCACTATCCCGACAATCGGCATCGGTGCCGGCGCCAATACCGATGCTCAGGTCATCGTGTGGCAGGACCTTCTTGGCCTGACAGCAGATCCCGCGCCGAAGTTCGTGCGGCGTTACGCCGATCTGCGCACAGTGATGACAGACGCAGTGCGCGCCTGGGCAACGGACGTGTACACCGGCGAGTACCCAGCTGAGGAACACTCGTACAACTAG
- the map gene encoding type I methionyl aminopeptidase, whose protein sequence is MSTVIPPAPVRPGRVTAKRAVPQSIVRPEYVGKPGPAQFTGSEVKDAETIELMRISGHLGAQTLAEVGRNIRPGITTDALDAIAHEFICDHGAYPSPLEYKGFPKSICTSVNEVICHGIPDTTELREGDICNIDVTVFIGGVHGDTNATFPVGEVSEEAALLIERTHEAMNRAIKAVAPGRPINVIGRVIESYAKRFDYGVIRDFTGHGIGTTFHSGLVIPHYDDPNADLIMASGMTFTIEPMISLGTYDYEIWNDGWTVVTADRKLTAQFEHTVLVTNDGVEVLTK, encoded by the coding sequence ATGTCAACGGTTATTCCACCCGCGCCGGTGCGCCCGGGTCGTGTCACTGCAAAGCGTGCAGTTCCGCAGAGCATTGTCCGACCCGAATATGTCGGCAAGCCTGGTCCCGCACAGTTCACCGGTTCAGAGGTTAAGGATGCCGAGACGATCGAGTTGATGCGTATCTCTGGACACCTCGGTGCGCAGACTCTTGCCGAAGTCGGCCGCAACATTCGCCCGGGCATCACCACTGACGCTCTAGATGCCATCGCGCATGAATTCATCTGCGATCACGGCGCCTACCCATCACCACTTGAGTACAAGGGATTTCCAAAATCGATCTGCACCTCCGTCAACGAGGTCATCTGCCACGGCATTCCAGACACCACGGAGCTGCGCGAAGGAGACATCTGCAATATCGATGTCACTGTCTTCATCGGTGGAGTCCACGGCGACACCAATGCGACCTTTCCCGTTGGCGAGGTTTCTGAGGAAGCCGCATTGCTGATTGAGCGCACTCACGAGGCCATGAACCGGGCAATCAAGGCTGTCGCACCCGGTCGACCAATCAATGTCATCGGTCGCGTCATCGAGAGTTACGCGAAGAGATTCGACTACGGCGTGATCCGCGACTTCACAGGCCACGGAATTGGGACGACATTTCATTCCGGCTTGGTGATCCCGCATTACGACGATCCGAACGCAGATCTGATTATGGCTTCGGGCATGACCTTCACTATCGAGCCGATGATCTCTCTTGGTACCTACGACTACGAGATCTGGAACGATGGTTGGACTGTGGTCACCGCCGATCGCAAACTGACAGCACAATTCGAACACACTGTCCTTGTCACAAATGACGGAGTAGAGGTACTGACCAAATGA
- the npdG gene encoding NADPH-dependent F420 reductase: MTTDSTAAHSDVQQQLDVSTLTIGVLGGTGEQGRGLARRLAMSGQQVIIGSRDAARAQGIADEIGSGILGRSNEDCASQSDVVIVAVPWDGHAQLLQGLVTQLAGKIVVDCVNPLGFDKQGAFALPVPEGSAAQQAASILAESRVVGAFHHISAVLLLDPDVATIDTDVLVVGDDREATDLVQELATRISGIRGIYAGRLRNCGQIETFTANLISINRRYKAHSGIRVTDVD; the protein is encoded by the coding sequence ATGACAACAGACTCAACTGCTGCACACAGTGACGTGCAACAACAACTTGATGTTTCAACATTGACCATCGGAGTGCTTGGTGGCACTGGTGAGCAAGGTCGTGGGCTTGCGCGCAGACTTGCAATGTCAGGACAGCAAGTGATCATCGGTTCGCGCGATGCGGCTCGTGCGCAAGGCATTGCGGATGAGATTGGCAGCGGAATTCTTGGTCGGTCAAATGAAGACTGTGCATCGCAATCAGATGTCGTGATCGTCGCTGTGCCGTGGGATGGTCACGCGCAACTACTTCAGGGTTTAGTTACTCAACTCGCTGGCAAGATCGTTGTGGATTGTGTCAATCCACTTGGGTTCGACAAGCAGGGCGCCTTTGCATTGCCGGTGCCAGAAGGATCGGCAGCGCAGCAAGCGGCTTCGATTCTCGCTGAGAGTCGAGTTGTTGGGGCCTTTCACCATATTTCGGCAGTTCTATTGCTCGATCCAGATGTTGCCACCATCGATACCGATGTCTTGGTCGTCGGCGATGATCGAGAGGCCACCGACCTCGTGCAAGAACTCGCCACACGTATTTCCGGGATTCGTGGTATCTACGCAGGGCGTTTGCGCAATTGCGGACAGATTGAGACCTTTACTGCGAATTTAATCTCGATCAATCGTCGGTACAAGGCCCACTCAGGTATTCGCGTCACCGACGTCGACTAG